One bacterium BMS3Abin08 genomic window carries:
- the tusA_4 gene encoding sulfurtransferase TusA, protein MAMKFEKKGDGGYLLDICGYVCPHPQIYTKQALGKIESGDHLEVVFDNPSSAESISQMCEQRGDEIIEKKREGGKFTFVIEKG, encoded by the coding sequence ATGGCTATGAAGTTCGAGAAGAAAGGTGACGGAGGTTATCTGCTGGATATATGCGGTTATGTCTGTCCGCATCCCCAGATTTACACGAAACAGGCACTTGGCAAGATTGAATCAGGTGACCATCTTGAGGTTGTCTTTGATAATCCGTCCTCTGCAGAGTCAATATCCCAGATGTGTGAGCAGAGGGGTGATGAGATTATTGAGAAGAAACGTGAAGGTGGAAAGTTCACCTTTGTTATCGAAAAAGGATAA
- the uspG gene encoding universal stress protein G, with protein MPVVMIPEATADNPIKIFRGRDMKILIAVDESKGSKAIIPVCTNVLKCVIPETVILVYVEKLQGYSLIDRMLGEAELSTLKDSIKETDIQEALDRKGKKILESYQKAFEEKGIKGIKTVLRSGHPADEILETAKEEGVDMIIIGSRGKRVSHLFMGSVSREVAERAEVPVLIVK; from the coding sequence ATGCCGGTGGTGATGATACCGGAGGCTACCGCTGATAACCCGATAAAGATTTTCAGAGGAAGGGATATGAAGATATTAATTGCTGTTGACGAGAGCAAAGGGTCCAAGGCAATCATACCTGTTTGTACAAACGTACTGAAGTGTGTAATACCTGAGACTGTTATACTGGTGTATGTTGAGAAGTTGCAAGGATACTCCTTAATTGACAGGATGCTCGGAGAAGCAGAATTGTCAACATTAAAGGATAGCATTAAGGAGACAGATATACAGGAGGCTCTGGACAGGAAGGGAAAAAAGATTTTAGAGTCCTATCAGAAGGCTTTCGAAGAGAAAGGCATCAAGGGAATAAAGACAGTTCTCAGGTCAGGCCATCCTGCTGATGAGATCCTTGAAACAGCCAAGGAAGAAGGTGTTGATATGATTATTATTGGTTCAAGAGGCAAAAGGGTATCGCATCTATTCATGGGAAGCGTCAGCAGGGAGGTGGCGGAAAGGGCAGAGGTTCCGGTTTTAATTGTAAAGTGA